The DNA sequence CGGCTCAGTTGTGCAGGCATGGATGGAAAGTACCGGTCACCGCGCCAATATCCTGAATGCCAACTATGCATTTATCGGTATGGGCGAATACACAAAGAATTCCGTTACTTCTTGGTCACAGCTATTCACAACCGCCAGCTCCCGCCCAACAGGGCTGTCGGTTGAGAATCCACCCAAAGAAATTTTGGCCGGCCGCCGCCTGTTTGACATTGGAACTGTCCTGCGTTTGCAGTATGGCAGCACCACAACTTATCTGCCGCTGGATGACTGTATGTGCAGTGGACTGAACACCAGACGCACCGGTACCCAAAACATCACAGTCAATGTGCGCGGTGTCACAACTACTTTTTCTATCAATGTCATATCGCCAAACGGCATTTCCCTGACAGAGGATTCCGTTTACCTGCAGCCCGGTGCAACCACCACTCTGAAGGCAACGAAAAACAGCAATGGCTCCCAGGTAACCGAAGCGATTGCGTGGACTTCCAGCAACCCGAGCGCTGTCACTGTGGAAAACGGTGTTGTTCATTCCGTGGGCAATGGCAGTGCTGAAATCACTGCCAAGACAGCGACCGGTTCCGACACCTGTACAGTTTCTACCATCTCGGTTAAATCGGATACCACGATGGACTTTTCTATTCGGAAAAACAGTACATATACCTATCGCTTTGAGGTCATTGCCCCACGCGGTACACAGCCGAACATCACAACCGGAAACGGCAGTGTCCTCCGTACAGAAGGTTGCATGAAGCGTGTGGAAAACGGCCATGATGTGTATTACGTCAAAGTTCGCGCAATTGGTAAAGTCGGCGAAGAAACCGGCGTTTACACGACATTGCCTGGTCAGCAGGCTGTCCGTCACTGCAAGATTCGGATTGCGGCCTAATCTTTGTATATATGCTTTGGTATAGATGATAAGATGTTTGAA is a window from the Caproicibacterium lactatifermentans genome containing:
- a CDS encoding CAP domain-containing protein; amino-acid sequence: MNAKKWKRLVAVVLSAGILCTVTLPTFAADSINATKGNATSSSCIKLPQGFTTDTWKELQLINRVRHNEGQEDPLSAYTKLNAAAQTRAQESDTQFSHVRPNGTSCFTIFKQYGISAYSVGENLAQRFTDAGSVVQAWMESTGHRANILNANYAFIGMGEYTKNSVTSWSQLFTTASSRPTGLSVENPPKEILAGRRLFDIGTVLRLQYGSTTTYLPLDDCMCSGLNTRRTGTQNITVNVRGVTTTFSINVISPNGISLTEDSVYLQPGATTTLKATKNSNGSQVTEAIAWTSSNPSAVTVENGVVHSVGNGSAEITAKTATGSDTCTVSTISVKSDTTMDFSIRKNSTYTYRFEVIAPRGTQPNITTGNGSVLRTEGCMKRVENGHDVYYVKVRAIGKVGEETGVYTTLPGQQAVRHCKIRIAA